One window of Trichoderma breve strain T069 chromosome 3, whole genome shotgun sequence genomic DNA carries:
- a CDS encoding fungal specific transcription factor domain-containing protein has product MCVEMGLECFYQQPAGAPGKQYSTELEGRLHSIEETLRLLVGRQEAAAPPSLNARSVLDSEDAEESIRDDSQAQIQFEDTVDGMGAITFADEQESGFFGPSSNIAFIGQITHAMATAANADPTRALPVDARMEGAMMSISRPASPIAGAQSLDHSLSAAVDVYSLPPEADMLHLIRLFFADTGMLFPYVHEGSLLEEFAAAKQNNFTSIRRSWLCLLNMILAFATCVSARPDLPVERNAAESDVFFKRAQALSGKMAFRTANVEIVQYLLLMTQFLQGTQRSAQTWNLHGLTVKAALQLGLHTSSSYTKFTPLEREIRKRTWYGCVVLDRTLSMTFGRPPAIPVEYVQMALPLDVEFDGINAVTGPHMEMLGSPSTVSFYIFTIKLYSILGDVIADQYGQNLGCAPQPSISLMLESVIRLESKLLQWRRDLPLQLRARPWDDTLSESTQNIIFDRLSIILSLRYLNTRILLHRQVLARFLEQINNGDRNSEEGLFLRQFGHGSLHVCLESASEIISIVHKMGKKPSLLGAWWFSTYYTFNAALAVFSGLLIQANGIAGPMTAGLETEDLRTSLYLAVEALQNLGGGARLVQRCRKYLETLVRVAATTKGGGNAQANWFNILQPGELDSSQMPGFPSAPSRSDTELSPLGLDLGEFLTEDNLEFLTGLMDSSQQVVMEVPIQSY; this is encoded by the exons ATGTGTGTCGAGATGGGCCTAGAGTGCTTCTATCAGCAGCCAGCAGGGGCGCCGGGGAAACA ATACTCTACAGAGCTCGAGGGAAGGCTGCACTCTATTGAAGAGACTCTACGTCTACTGGTGGGGagacaagaagcagctgccCCCCCTTCATTAAACGCTAGAAGTGTACTGGATTCAGAAGATGCCGAAGAGTCAATTAGAGATGACTCTCAAGCTCAAATCCAATTTGAAGACACGGTGGACGGAATGGGGGCCATTACCTTTGCAGATGAACAGGAATCTGGTTTCTTCG GACCTTCTTCCAACATTGCCTTCATTGGACAGATCACACACGCCATGGCTACCGCTGCAAACGCGGACCCCACACGAGCTCTCCCAGTTGATGCAAGGATGGAGGGTGCAATGATGAGCATCTCTCGACCAGCATCACCAATCGCCGGAGCACAAAGTCTAGACCATAGTCTTTCGGCGGCAGTGGATGTTTACAGCCTTCCACCCGAAGCAGACATGTTACACCTTATCCGACTATTCTTTGCCGACACAGGGATGCTATTTCCATACGTGCACGAGGGCTCTCTGCTGGAGGAGTTTGCTGcggcaaaacaaaacaatttCACATCAATCAGGCGCTCATGGTTATGCCTATTAAACATGATCCTAGCGTTTGCCACTTGTGTCAGCGCCCGACCCGACTTGCCTGTCGAACGAAATGCGGCAGAGTCAgatgtcttcttcaagcgCGCCCAAGCTTTGTCTGGAAAGATGGCATTCAGAACGGCAAATGTCGAGATAG TTCAATATCTATTGTTGATGACGCAATTCCTTCAAGGAACACAGCGCTCTGCTCAAACATGGAATCTGCATGGGCTCACAGTAAAAGCGGCACTCCAGTTGGGGCTCCATACCTCTAGTTCGTACACCAAATTTACGCCTCTTGAGCGAGAGATAAGGAAACGCACTTGGTATGGCTGTGTAGTTCTTGATCG GACGCTGAGCATGACATTTGGTCGTCCCCCAGCGATACCAGTTGAGTACGTTCAGATGGCACTTCCTTTAGATGTCGAATTTGATGGAATCAATGCCGTCACTGGCCCACACATGGAAATGCTGGGCAGCCCATCAACAGTATCATTTTATATCTTCACAAT AAAGCTCTACTCGATCCTAGGTGATGTAATTGCCGACCAATATGGCCAAAATCTCGGTTGTGCTCCACAGCCCTCAATCTCTCTGATGCTTGAGAGCGTAATCAGGTTGGAGAGTAAGCTACTGCAATGGAGACGCGATCTGCCGTTGCAGCTCAGGGCCCGACCGTGGGACGATACACTATCTGAATCTACTCAGAACATAATTTTTGATCGTCTCTCGATCATCCTCTCACTGCGCTATCTTAATACTCGAATTCTGCTCCACCGGCAAGTCCTGGCAAGATTTTTAGAGCAGATCAACAACGGCGATAGAAACTCTGAAGAGGGGCTTTTCTTACGTCAATTTGGACATGGAAGCCTTCACGTCTGCTTAGAATCTGCTTCTGAAATCATCTCTATTGTTCACAAGATGGGAAAGAAGCCGTCTCTTCTTGGAGCTTGGTGGTTCTCAACCTACTATA CTTTCAACGCTGCTCTTGCGGTGTTTTCTGGTCTTTTGATTCAGGCGAATGGAATAGCAGGCCCTATGACTGCTGGATTGGAGACCGAAGACCTTCGGACAAGCTTGTATCTAGCCGTCGAGGCACTGCAAAATCTTGGTGGCGGCGCGCGACTAGTACAGAGATGCCGTAAATATCTCGAAACACTCGTGCGGGTCGCTGCAACAACAAAAG GTGGAGGCAATGCTCAAGCAAATTGGTTCAACATTCTCCAGCCGGGCGAGTTGGACTCTTCTCAAATGCCAGGCTTCCCCTCCGCACCGTCTCGCTCTGACACGGAATTATCTCCTCTTGGATTAGATCTTGGAGAATTTTTGACTGAGGATAATCTTGAATTTCTTACTGGGCTCATGGATTCATCGCAACAGGTTGTAATGGAGGTTCCTATACAAAGTTATTGA
- a CDS encoding zinc-binding dehydrogenase domain-containing protein has protein sequence MLLTNTQTAAWLDHPHHGATLTLRNDILIPEPSEGEVLVKLECSGFCHSDVHSIYGETPMETNIAGHEGVGRVVKLGKGVSSDVMGKLVGVKWVYSACGECETCKVRYVHCPHQSNSGRNVPGTFQQYVVSPLKYTTIVPEGLEPEIVAPLLCAGVTVYAGVTQASKFITKGDSIVILGAGGGLGHLAVQVASVSGYRVIAVDSGDKADVCMTSGATEFVDFLKQDVEQTVKGLTGGIGAHAVMVTAGSEKAYESVPKLLRNLGVLVCVGIPRLDFHVPISPFEIIVRGLKIVGTSVGTESDVQELLKLTAEGKIKPQIEVYDFNDINDVMGKLAKFQVKGRAVLRLPQ, from the exons ATGTTATTGACCAACACACAAACTGCGGCCTGGCTGGACCATCCCCATCATGGCGCGACTCTTACACTAAGAAATGACATTCTTATTCCTGAACCATCAGAGGGAGAGGTTCTGGTGAAATTAGAATGCTCTGGTTTCTGCCATTCTGATGTGCACAGCATCTATGGAGAAACACCCATGGAGACGAACATCGCGGGGCACGAGGGCGTGGGGCGTGTTGTCAAAC TTGGCAAGGGTGTATCAAGCGATGTAATGGGGAAGTTGGTGGGCGTAAAATGGGTCTATAGTGCCTGCGGAGAGTGTGAGACCTGCAAAGTGAGATACGTGCACTGCCCACATCAGAGCAATTCTGGGAGA AATGTACCAGGGACTTTTCAGCAATATGTTGTTTCACCGCTGAAATACACAACTATTGTCCCCGAGGGCTTAGAGCCAGAAATAGTAGCTCCATTGCTTTGTG CTGGGGTCACCGTATACGCAGGAGTTACACAGGCTTCCAAATTCATCACAAAAGGGGACTCAATCGTCATCCTAGGAGCAggtggtggccttggccatCTTGCTGTTCAAGTTGCTAGTGTCTCTGGATATCGTGTCATCGCCGTCGACAGTGGCGATAAAGCTGATGTTTGCATGACAAGCGGTGCCACTGAATTCGTGGACTTTTTGAAGCAAGAC GTGGAGCAAACCGTCAAGGGATTGACAGGTGGGATTGGAGCTCACGCAGTCATGGTGACTGCTGGTTCCGAGAAAGCCTACGAATCTGTGCCGAAGCTGCTAAGAAATCTCGGTGTCTTGGTATGCGTTGGAATTCCAAGATTAGACTTCCACGTTCCAATTTCACCCTTTGAGATTATTGTTCGAG GCTTGAAAATTGTGGGAACATCCGTCGGCACGGAAAGCGATGTTCAAGAACTCTTAAAACTGACTGCTGAAGGAAAGATAAAGCCACAAATCGAGGTGTACGATTTTAACGATATCAATGATGTGATGGGTAAATTGGCAAAATTCCAGGTAAAAGGCAGGGCGGTATTGAGATTGCCCCAATGA